A window of the Dioscorea cayenensis subsp. rotundata cultivar TDr96_F1 chromosome 14, TDr96_F1_v2_PseudoChromosome.rev07_lg8_w22 25.fasta, whole genome shotgun sequence genome harbors these coding sequences:
- the LOC120275220 gene encoding cytokinin riboside 5'-monophosphate phosphoribohydrolase LOG1-like, which produces MEEQAQAQTLIERQDASRFRRVCVFCGSSPGKKNTYQLAAIQLGHELVERNIDLVYGGGSVGLMGLVSQAVYDGGRHVLGVIPKTLMPREITGETVGEVRAVSGMHQRKAEMARQADAFIALPGGYGTLEELLEVITWAQLGIHEKPVGLLNVDGYYNSLLSFIDKAVDEGFITPAARHIIISAQTAHELLSKLEEYVPRHDGVAPKLSWEMEQLGHSPKSDIAR; this is translated from the exons ATGGAAGAACAAGCACAAGCACAAACTTTAATAGAGCGTCAGGATGCATCAAGGTTCAGAAGGGTTTGTGTCTTCTGTGGCAGTAGCCCTGGCAAGAAGAATACCTACCAACTTGCTGCCATTCAACTTGGTCATGAACTG GTAGAGAGAAACATAGATTTAGTGTATGGAGGTGGCAGCGTTGGCCTCATGGGACTTGTCTCTCAGGCTGTCTATGACGGTGGACGCCATGTCCTTGG AGTTATCCCCAAGACATTGATGCCAAGAGAG ATAACAGGGGAAACAGTGGGAGAGGTACGAGCCGTTTCAGGGATGCACCAGAGAAAGGCGGAGATGGCGCGCCAAGCTGATGCCTTCATAGCATTGCCAG GTGGTTACGGGACGCTAGAGGAACTCCTTGAGGTTATCACCTGGGCACAACTTGGGATCCATGAGAAACCG GTGGGTTTGTTGAACGTTGATGGCTACTACAACTCATTGCTGTCATTCATTGACAAGGCTGTTGATGAGGGATTCATCACCCCCGCCGCCCGCCACATCATCATCTCCGCTCAGACTGCCCATGAACTCTTGTCCAAGCTCgag GAATACGTGCCTAGACACGACGGAGTGGCGCCCAAGTTGAGCTGGGAAATGGAGCAACTTGGCCACTCTCCAAAGTCCGACATCGCTCGTTGA